The Methylomonas koyamae genome has a segment encoding these proteins:
- a CDS encoding O-succinylhomoserine sulfhydrylase, with amino-acid sequence MNQPDWQDYAAETQAIRAGQKRSHEGEHSMPIFATSSYVFGSAEEASLKFTGQQPGNIYSRFTNPTVATFQERLALMEKGERCLAFASGMAAIMAVGMALLKAGDHVVCSRSVFGNTVLAFQNYFGKFGVETDFVKLTDPAAWEAAIKPNTRFLFLETPSNPLIEIADIRALADIAHRHGCLLVVDNVFCTPILQQPLALGADIVVHSATKYIDGQGRCVGGAVVANEEIIEKQVYPYLRTGGATLSPFNAWVFAGGLETLAIRMKAHCDNAFELAKWLERQDAVGKVHYPGLASHAQHELAKRQQSHFGAVVSFELKGGKEEAWRLIDATRMLSVTANLGDVKTTITHPATTTHGRLTPEARAEAGIKDSLVRISVGLENIDDIKADLAAGLAAA; translated from the coding sequence ATGAACCAACCGGATTGGCAAGATTATGCCGCGGAAACCCAAGCCATACGCGCCGGCCAGAAGCGGAGCCACGAGGGCGAGCACAGCATGCCGATTTTCGCCACCTCCAGCTATGTGTTCGGCTCGGCCGAGGAAGCCTCGCTGAAGTTTACCGGCCAGCAGCCCGGCAATATCTATTCGCGCTTTACCAACCCGACGGTCGCTACCTTCCAGGAACGTCTGGCGCTGATGGAAAAAGGCGAACGCTGTCTGGCGTTCGCATCCGGCATGGCGGCCATCATGGCAGTGGGTATGGCGCTATTGAAGGCGGGCGACCACGTGGTTTGCTCGCGCAGCGTGTTCGGCAATACGGTACTGGCCTTTCAAAATTATTTCGGCAAATTCGGCGTCGAAACCGATTTCGTCAAGCTGACCGATCCGGCCGCCTGGGAAGCCGCGATTAAGCCCAATACCCGCTTCCTGTTTCTGGAAACGCCGTCGAATCCGCTGATCGAAATTGCCGATATCCGGGCCTTGGCCGATATTGCTCACCGCCACGGCTGCCTGCTGGTGGTCGATAACGTGTTTTGCACGCCGATCTTGCAGCAACCGCTGGCTTTGGGGGCCGATATCGTCGTGCATTCGGCGACCAAATACATCGACGGCCAGGGCCGTTGCGTCGGCGGCGCGGTGGTCGCTAACGAAGAAATCATCGAAAAGCAGGTCTATCCCTATTTGCGCACCGGCGGTGCCACGTTGAGTCCGTTCAACGCCTGGGTGTTTGCTGGCGGTTTGGAAACGCTGGCGATTCGGATGAAAGCCCATTGCGACAACGCGTTCGAATTGGCCAAGTGGCTGGAGCGTCAAGACGCCGTCGGCAAAGTGCATTATCCTGGCTTGGCCTCGCATGCCCAGCACGAACTGGCCAAACGCCAGCAAAGCCATTTCGGCGCGGTGGTTAGCTTCGAATTGAAGGGCGGTAAGGAAGAAGCCTGGCGCTTGATCGATGCGACGCGGATGTTGTCGGTTACGGCCAATCTGGGCGACGTCAAAACCACCATCACCCATCCGGCCACGACCACCCACGGCCGGCTGACGCCGGAAGCCCGCGCCGAGGCCGGGATCAAGGACAGCCTGGTACGGATCTCGGTCGGCTTGGAAAATATCGACGATATCAAGGCCGATTTGGCCGCCGGCTTGGCTGCGGCCTGA
- a CDS encoding SPOR domain-containing protein — MDQELKQRLIGAAVITALAAIFVPMLFDDPIDETGKNISELKIPELPAKAQDVEIMPLPEKVEDVAEAPAEAAKPAPKFVEEGEAETEFEPAKPQIKLSAREAAPLTPSAASPAKPSPRALAPADEEPAEAEDLPIAPKPAKPAAPVQPLTSVAPVPKPLKPLAKPAEAKSEPSAQAPLAAPAAKPAAAAEETNRWYLQVGTFSQKANAASLQESLKQQGFAATVKEVAGDKGTVFKVRIGPIVDKAKAQAVKAKLAQINVNSFVSADE; from the coding sequence ATGGATCAAGAATTGAAACAGCGATTGATAGGTGCGGCGGTCATTACCGCGCTGGCCGCGATTTTCGTACCGATGTTGTTCGACGATCCTATCGACGAAACCGGTAAAAATATCAGCGAACTGAAAATTCCCGAATTGCCTGCCAAAGCGCAGGATGTCGAAATCATGCCGCTTCCGGAAAAAGTGGAAGACGTGGCCGAGGCTCCGGCCGAAGCTGCCAAGCCGGCTCCGAAATTCGTCGAAGAAGGCGAAGCCGAAACCGAATTCGAGCCAGCGAAGCCGCAAATCAAATTGAGTGCGCGGGAAGCGGCGCCGCTAACGCCTTCCGCTGCATCGCCGGCAAAGCCGTCGCCGCGGGCCCTGGCGCCTGCCGACGAAGAGCCGGCCGAAGCGGAGGATTTGCCGATCGCGCCGAAGCCGGCAAAACCGGCCGCTCCGGTACAGCCGCTGACCAGCGTCGCGCCGGTCCCGAAACCGTTGAAACCGTTGGCGAAACCGGCCGAAGCCAAATCCGAGCCTTCGGCTCAAGCCCCGCTGGCCGCGCCGGCTGCCAAGCCTGCCGCCGCAGCCGAGGAAACCAACCGCTGGTATTTGCAGGTGGGAACTTTCAGCCAGAAAGCCAATGCCGCCAGTTTGCAGGAGAGTTTGAAGCAACAGGGTTTCGCGGCAACGGTTAAGGAAGTGGCCGGCGATAAAGGCACCGTCTTCAAAGTCCGTATCGGACCCATCGTCGACAAAGCCAAAGCCCAGGCGGTCAAGGCCAAATTGGCGCAGATCAACGTTAACAGCTTCGTTTCCGCCGACGAATAA
- a CDS encoding PilZ domain-containing protein: MFQDRKEYRKNFNAEGKLYVGGETLEINCYDVSLNGAMLEVMPGDLLTTIRDFEVLLEQSRRAEIFVAELQLAGEVDIVWVKRDRNRIMMGLEFRDVVHNAQKLWRKRRGYRKAERFQAELFVEKERFAVEGLDRSVEGMCLKLAGSSPAIKINAPVKVQCPELGLSALGKIVWYDSNEISTRIGLQLVTMR, from the coding sequence ATGTTCCAGGATAGAAAAGAGTACCGAAAAAACTTCAATGCCGAGGGTAAGCTTTACGTCGGCGGCGAAACCTTAGAGATCAATTGTTACGACGTGTCGTTGAACGGTGCGATGCTGGAAGTCATGCCGGGCGATTTGCTGACCACGATTCGGGATTTCGAGGTATTGCTGGAGCAGAGCCGGCGCGCGGAAATTTTCGTCGCCGAATTGCAGTTAGCCGGGGAAGTGGACATCGTCTGGGTCAAACGCGACCGTAACCGGATCATGATGGGATTGGAGTTCCGCGATGTGGTGCACAACGCGCAAAAACTCTGGCGCAAGCGGCGCGGTTACCGCAAGGCCGAGCGTTTCCAGGCGGAGTTGTTCGTCGAGAAGGAACGCTTTGCGGTGGAGGGTTTGGACCGTTCGGTGGAAGGCATGTGTTTGAAACTGGCGGGCAGCTCGCCAGCCATCAAAATCAACGCCCCGGTCAAAGTGCAGTGCCCGGAGTTGGGTTTGAGCGCTCTGGGTAAAATCGTCTGGTACGACAGTAACGAAATCAGTACCCGCATCGGCTTGCAATTAGTCACGATGCGCTAA
- the grxC gene encoding glutaredoxin 3 produces the protein MPEIIIYTTKICPYCTMAKRLLERKGARYTEINVDAEPGLREQMMEKTKRRTVPQIYIGERHIGGFDDLHALDMNQELDPLLQD, from the coding sequence ATGCCGGAAATCATCATCTATACCACGAAAATTTGCCCTTATTGCACGATGGCGAAACGCTTGCTGGAGCGCAAGGGAGCCCGTTATACCGAAATCAACGTCGACGCCGAGCCGGGTTTGCGGGAACAGATGATGGAAAAAACCAAACGGCGCACGGTTCCGCAAATCTATATCGGCGAACGCCACATCGGCGGCTTCGACGATTTGCACGCACTGGACATGAACCAAGAACTGGATCCGCTACTACAGGATTGA
- the accD gene encoding acetyl-CoA carboxylase, carboxyltransferase subunit beta, which yields MSWFEKLVPSAIRTESSQKRTTVPEGLWNKCPRCDAILFNAELEKNFSVCPKCEHHLRISARRRLNIFLDEGNCQEIGAGLKPADPLKFKDSKRYKDRISQAQKQSNENDALVVMKGTLKGYPIVAAAFDFGFMGGSMGSVVGERFVRGVNESLRSGAPFIVFTASGGARMQESLFSLFQMTKTSAALTKLADAGIPYISFMTDPTMGGVSASLAMLGDINVAEPDALIGFAGPRVIEQTVREKLPEGFQRSEFLQEHGAIDMIIDRREMRDKIAGILAILRGGVSVSAVAAGESGDLAQSPVSETLPIQD from the coding sequence ATGAGTTGGTTTGAAAAACTGGTCCCCTCTGCGATAAGAACCGAATCGTCGCAAAAACGCACCACCGTGCCGGAAGGTTTGTGGAACAAGTGCCCGCGTTGCGACGCGATACTGTTTAATGCCGAGCTGGAAAAAAACTTCAGCGTATGCCCGAAGTGCGAACACCATTTGCGCATTTCCGCCCGGCGGCGGTTGAACATTTTTCTGGACGAAGGCAATTGCCAGGAAATCGGCGCCGGGCTGAAACCGGCCGATCCGCTTAAATTCAAGGACAGCAAACGCTATAAAGACCGGATTAGCCAGGCGCAAAAGCAAAGTAACGAAAACGACGCGCTGGTGGTGATGAAGGGCACCTTGAAAGGCTATCCGATCGTCGCGGCTGCGTTCGATTTCGGTTTCATGGGCGGCTCGATGGGCTCGGTGGTCGGCGAGCGTTTCGTGCGCGGCGTCAACGAAAGCTTGCGCAGCGGAGCGCCGTTCATCGTCTTCACCGCCAGCGGCGGTGCCCGGATGCAGGAATCCTTGTTTTCGCTGTTCCAAATGACCAAAACCAGCGCGGCTTTGACCAAACTGGCGGACGCCGGCATTCCGTATATTTCTTTCATGACCGACCCGACCATGGGCGGGGTATCGGCCAGTCTGGCGATGTTGGGCGACATCAACGTCGCCGAGCCCGATGCATTGATCGGCTTCGCCGGGCCGCGCGTGATCGAACAGACCGTACGCGAGAAATTGCCGGAAGGTTTTCAGCGCAGCGAGTTTCTGCAGGAGCACGGCGCCATCGACATGATCATTGATCGCCGCGAGATGCGCGATAAAATAGCCGGCATCCTGGCGATTTTGCGCGGCGGCGTTAGCGTTTCGGCAGTCGCGGCCGGCGAAAGCGGCGATTTGGCCCAAAGTCCAGTCAGCGAAACCTTGCCGATTCAGGATTAA
- the purF gene encoding amidophosphoribosyltransferase — MCGIAAIVSNQSVNQDLYDALTVLQHRGQDAAGIVTCDGGRLHLRKDNGLARDVFSPEQMMKLKGNMGIAHVRYPTAGCTSSAEAQPFYVNSPFGLTLAHNGNLTNTEELKRQVFVDDQRHINTDSDSEVLLNVFAHELQQFGKLRLTVDDVFQAVSAVHNRCRGAYAVVVMIAGFGVLGFRDPHGIRPIVFGERQTEDGVDYMIASESVALDVLDFRLIRDLAPGEAVFIEASGKLHTRQCAETIDHCPCIFEYVYFARPDSIIDNISVYKARMRMGKKLAEKIQREWPDHDIDVVIPIPDTSRTAASQIAHDLGVKFREGFMKNRYIGRTFIMPGQKLRKKSVKQKLNAISLEFDGKNVLLVDDSIVRGTTSEQIIQMARDAGAKKVYFASAAPPVRYPNVYGIDMPAARELIAHGRSEDEVCKALGADKLIYQDLDDLIEAVGRGNPKIAHFDTSCFSRDYVTGDIDDAYLAKIEALRNDHAQETRKSSSFIIEMQVAK; from the coding sequence ATGTGTGGTATTGCCGCTATTGTTTCCAATCAAAGTGTTAACCAAGACCTGTACGATGCCTTAACCGTGTTGCAGCACCGCGGCCAGGATGCTGCCGGCATCGTCACTTGCGACGGCGGCCGCCTGCATTTGCGCAAGGACAACGGTTTGGCCCGCGACGTGTTTTCGCCCGAGCAAATGATGAAGCTGAAAGGCAACATGGGCATTGCCCACGTGCGTTATCCGACCGCCGGTTGCACCAGTTCCGCCGAGGCCCAGCCGTTTTACGTCAATTCGCCGTTCGGCTTGACGCTGGCCCACAACGGCAATCTGACCAATACCGAGGAATTGAAGCGGCAGGTGTTCGTAGACGATCAACGCCATATCAATACCGATTCCGACTCGGAAGTGTTGTTGAACGTATTCGCCCACGAATTGCAGCAATTCGGCAAACTGCGCTTGACCGTGGACGACGTGTTTCAGGCTGTCAGCGCGGTGCACAATCGCTGCCGCGGCGCTTACGCGGTGGTGGTGATGATTGCCGGCTTCGGCGTATTGGGGTTTCGCGACCCGCATGGCATCAGGCCGATCGTGTTCGGCGAGCGTCAAACCGAGGACGGCGTCGATTACATGATCGCGTCGGAGAGCGTCGCGCTGGACGTGCTGGATTTTCGCCTGATCCGCGATCTGGCGCCGGGCGAAGCCGTGTTCATCGAGGCTTCCGGCAAATTGCACACCCGCCAGTGCGCCGAAACCATCGACCATTGCCCGTGCATCTTCGAATACGTCTATTTCGCCCGGCCGGATTCGATCATCGATAACATCTCGGTTTACAAAGCGCGGATGCGGATGGGCAAAAAGCTGGCCGAAAAAATCCAGCGGGAATGGCCGGACCACGACATCGACGTGGTGATTCCGATTCCGGATACCAGCCGCACTGCCGCATCGCAGATCGCTCACGATCTGGGGGTCAAATTTCGCGAAGGCTTCATGAAAAACCGTTACATCGGCCGTACCTTCATCATGCCGGGACAGAAGCTGCGGAAAAAGTCGGTCAAACAAAAGTTGAACGCGATTTCGCTGGAATTCGACGGTAAAAACGTATTGCTGGTGGACGATTCCATCGTCCGCGGCACCACGTCCGAACAGATCATCCAGATGGCGCGCGACGCCGGCGCCAAAAAAGTTTATTTCGCCTCCGCCGCGCCGCCGGTGCGTTACCCCAACGTCTACGGTATCGATATGCCCGCCGCGCGCGAGTTAATCGCCCACGGCCGCAGCGAAGACGAGGTGTGTAAGGCGCTGGGGGCCGATAAATTGATTTACCAGGATCTGGACGATTTGATCGAAGCGGTCGGCCGCGGCAATCCGAAGATCGCGCACTTCGACACGTCCTGCTTCAGCCGCGACTACGTGACCGGCGATATCGACGATGCCTATTTGGCGAAGATCGAGGCCTTGCGCAACGACCACGCCCAGGAAACCCGTAAAAGCAGCAGTTTTATTATCGAAATGCAGGTGGCGAAATAA
- a CDS encoding class II aldolase/adducin family protein — MPHDREGVIKYRLDHQYRALPSDADLAEINAWRSIVYRLGLIGRTAGKYDGLGFGNISSRREPGQDGFLVSATQTGHLPQLGPEHYAWVTAAAPQQNYLQAQGPAQPSSEALTHAVIYQGLPGVQAVIHGHCPEIWRNTAKLRLAHTAAHIPYGTPEMARAVTSILQTLGKTESGIFTMLGHEDGVVAFGTSLRQAAELLIGQLALALALEQNRTDR, encoded by the coding sequence ATGCCGCATGATCGCGAGGGCGTGATCAAATACCGTCTCGACCACCAATACCGAGCGTTGCCAAGCGATGCGGATTTAGCCGAAATCAACGCCTGGCGCAGCATCGTGTACCGGCTGGGGCTGATCGGCCGCACCGCCGGCAAATACGACGGGCTCGGCTTCGGCAACATCAGCAGCCGGCGCGAGCCCGGCCAGGACGGTTTTTTGGTTTCCGCTACCCAGACCGGCCACCTGCCGCAGCTCGGCCCGGAGCATTATGCCTGGGTCACCGCCGCAGCGCCGCAACAGAATTACCTGCAAGCCCAAGGCCCGGCGCAACCGTCTTCGGAAGCCTTGACTCACGCCGTGATCTACCAAGGATTGCCCGGCGTGCAGGCCGTGATTCACGGGCATTGTCCGGAAATTTGGCGCAATACCGCAAAATTGCGCTTGGCGCATACCGCAGCGCACATCCCTTACGGCACCCCGGAAATGGCACGCGCCGTGACAAGCATTTTGCAAACGCTGGGAAAAACGGAGAGCGGCATATTTACCATGCTGGGACACGAGGACGGCGTCGTGGCGTTCGGCACTTCGCTAAGGCAAGCGGCCGAGCTATTGATCGGACAGTTGGCGCTGGCCTTGGCGCTTGAGCAAAACCGGACCGACCGTTAG
- a CDS encoding CvpA family protein, translated as MPDLVPWDKLLWVDYTIIAVISMSAVMGLVRGFIKEAFALVLWIAAVWVATHYSRELSVLLQSTISYPSARIAASFGLLFFATLILGSLISFLLSQLIERTGLSGSDRLLGMLFGIARGAVLVSMLVILAGVTPLPEDPWWKQSVLIPPFQALAVWLKSQMPTGLADYIHYR; from the coding sequence ATGCCGGATTTGGTGCCTTGGGACAAACTGCTGTGGGTTGATTACACCATTATTGCCGTCATATCCATGTCGGCGGTGATGGGCTTGGTGCGCGGTTTTATCAAGGAAGCCTTTGCGCTGGTGCTATGGATTGCGGCAGTTTGGGTGGCGACCCACTACAGCCGCGAGCTGTCGGTGTTGCTGCAATCCACGATCAGCTACCCGTCGGCCCGCATCGCCGCCAGCTTCGGCTTACTGTTTTTCGCGACGTTGATATTGGGCAGCCTGATCAGTTTCCTGTTGAGCCAATTGATCGAGAGAACCGGCCTGAGCGGCAGCGACCGCCTGCTCGGCATGTTGTTTGGCATCGCCCGCGGGGCCGTGCTGGTTTCCATGCTGGTGATTCTGGCCGGGGTCACGCCGCTGCCGGAAGACCCGTGGTGGAAACAGTCCGTACTCATTCCTCCGTTTCAAGCCTTGGCGGTCTGGTTGAAAAGCCAGATGCCGACCGGTTTGGCGGATTACATTCATTATCGATAA
- the folC gene encoding bifunctional tetrahydrofolate synthase/dihydrofolate synthase, with the protein MARFDSLQAWLAWQEQLHPRSIDLGLARVAGVYRQLNPTQAKPLTVTVGGTNGKGSCVAMLEAIYRAQGYKVGAYTSPHILRYNERIRIDGQAVADADICRVFSRIDAARGETSLSYFEFGTLAALCLFAEAGLDVQLLEVGLGGRLDAVNIVDPDVALVTTIALDHVDWLGNTVEAIGREKAGIFRQSVPAVIGDAAAPASLRQVAERIGAKVYQLEHDFAYRKQGETWEWQGGERAYRDLPAPAFKGEQQYRNAAAVLMAVSALQEQLPVDDAAIRAGLRQASLLGRFQLVAGKPRVLLDVGHNPQAVGTLIDYLRDYFPAATIHAVFAMMRDKDIATVVQMMRERVARWYLAPLDNPRAAEPALIESHFRQLDMANVDSGFADFSAAFQAARAAAGPDELVLVFGSFFLVSEYLAKFS; encoded by the coding sequence ATGGCGCGTTTCGATTCGCTGCAAGCTTGGCTGGCCTGGCAGGAACAATTACATCCGCGCTCGATAGATTTGGGTTTGGCGCGGGTCGCCGGCGTTTATCGGCAGTTGAACCCGACCCAGGCCAAACCTTTGACCGTCACGGTGGGCGGTACCAATGGCAAGGGTTCCTGCGTGGCGATGCTGGAGGCGATATACCGGGCGCAAGGCTACAAAGTCGGCGCCTACACTTCGCCGCACATCTTGCGCTACAACGAAAGAATCCGCATCGATGGCCAGGCGGTTGCCGACGCCGACATTTGTCGGGTATTTTCCCGAATCGACGCGGCTCGCGGCGAGACCAGCCTGAGCTATTTCGAGTTCGGCACGTTGGCGGCGCTGTGCTTGTTCGCCGAAGCCGGCCTGGACGTACAGCTATTGGAAGTGGGTTTGGGCGGCAGGTTGGATGCGGTAAACATTGTCGATCCCGACGTCGCGTTGGTAACTACTATCGCGCTGGACCATGTCGATTGGTTGGGTAACACCGTGGAAGCGATAGGCCGGGAAAAAGCCGGCATTTTTCGGCAGTCGGTGCCTGCCGTGATCGGCGACGCAGCGGCACCGGCCTCGTTACGGCAGGTAGCCGAGCGGATTGGCGCCAAGGTTTACCAATTGGAACATGACTTCGCTTACCGCAAACAGGGCGAAACCTGGGAATGGCAAGGCGGCGAGCGAGCTTACCGCGATTTGCCGGCTCCGGCGTTCAAAGGCGAACAGCAATACCGGAATGCCGCAGCGGTGCTGATGGCCGTTTCGGCGTTGCAGGAGCAGTTACCGGTCGACGACGCGGCGATCCGAGCCGGTTTGCGCCAGGCCAGCCTGCTGGGCCGGTTTCAGTTGGTCGCCGGCAAACCGCGCGTATTGCTGGATGTCGGCCACAATCCGCAAGCGGTCGGCACGCTGATCGATTATCTGCGCGATTATTTTCCCGCCGCCACGATCCATGCCGTATTCGCGATGATGCGCGACAAAGATATCGCTACCGTGGTGCAGATGATGCGGGAGCGGGTGGCGCGGTGGTATCTGGCGCCGCTGGATAATCCGCGCGCCGCCGAGCCGGCATTGATCGAATCCCATTTTCGGCAGTTGGATATGGCGAACGTCGACAGCGGGTTCGCCGATTTTTCGGCCGCATTCCAAGCGGCCCGGGCAGCGGCGGGGCCGGACGAGCTGGTTCTGGTGTTCGGCTCGTTTTTTCTGGTATCCGAATATTTGGCAAAATTTTCTTAG